The Microcebus murinus isolate Inina chromosome 9, M.murinus_Inina_mat1.0, whole genome shotgun sequence nucleotide sequence GAACAAAGGCTGCGGGCCGGCCCAGGCTGGGGgacgccgccccgcccgccccagcGCGGCCGCCCGCACCCCGCCGTCGGGCGGCGGCCCGCTGCACGCGCACTGGCCACCCGGAGGGCCCCGCCAGCCTGGGAACCCGGAGGCCGCGGGGCGTCAGTATGCGAAGCTGCCTCCCACACCAGACCCGCTGCCCCGAAGCCCTTCGGCCTTAGAGCGTTATCGTTGTCGCTGTCTTTCCCCCCGGCGGCCAGAGGGGCCGTCCTAACGCCGCCGGCGCCCGCGTGCCCGCGTCTGCAGCAGGTGGGGCCGGGGAGCTGCGGGCCGGGCTGTAAAtcgctgtctttttttttttgtggttgttgttgttCCCACTCACCACCCGCCGCCCCCCTccaccagcttttttttttttttccttttccatagcGCAGTTGCTATGGGTTACCAGGGCGGTTGCCATGGGTTACCGGCCGGGGCCGGCCGGCTGGCTGGCTGGCTACCTGCCGCCCAGTCGCCGCCGCCGGCGGAGCGGCCCGGCCGGGAGGAGGCGGGGGCGCGCGTGCGGGACGCGGCGCGGGGAGTGCGCGCGAGCCGCCAGGCCCCGCAGCCAACGGGCGGCCGAGGGTGCAGCCGCGGGGGCGCCTCCgccggtggggtggggggcaaagCTATAAAGAAGGCCCGGAGGTAAGAAACTAGCGAAAACACAACCACAAATTACGCCCGTGCTGTGCCTCTAGCAGCAAAGACGAGCGGTGTGGGGTTTTGGAGGAAGCTACACTTCTCGTCGGGGGAGAAAGGGTATTTTCCTCTTTAGCATAAGCCATTTGCATAGTGTCTTTAGATCAGAGTTTAAATTCAGCAGAAAATTGCagcttatttatatatatatatatattttttttttttcttcctcttttcctctctgtccGATGAAAAGAAGTCTTTGCAattttggagaaagagaaagggtcaTTAACTACCAGAGTTTGTGCAGCTAAAATAAATTAGTGTCCAATGCACTGTTCATAACAGTGATCTAGAAAAGTTTCCAGTAAGAGTGAAGAGCAATTGTGTCAGACTTAAGGGAACAATGGTGACTCATTTGTAAGATGCATATGGCAAAGAATAGAACCAAAGTCCGTTGTAAATGTATCCAATGTTGAAGAAATTGTTGCTTATTTACAtccttctaaaattttttaattccactctattaaaatgtattttcttatgaTCTTTATTTGCAAGGAAAATTGTATTTATGCTTTGAATATCAAATTGCAGTGACTAATTTCAGACAGCATTTTGTGtttgaaaatgtgtttatatataataaactaaGAAAAGGTCTATATtccaaacaaaaacacaaaattgtattaaattttttccttCGTTGAAAAGATGCATTGTATTCATAGGATACCAACTAAGtaacttaaaaattaagaagaagaTTGTTGAGAAACAGAATAAGGTTTtgttatatttgtctttaaattttaaaggcCTCCTAATGAAAAGGGGTCTTTCTTTACAGTTCAAATACTGAAAACCTTTTTTGTACCACAGTAGCTCAATAACGATGAATCCTTAAGGCACCAAAAAAACAAACGAGTTCAAAACAATATCCAGTTTACTGTTGGATATAACAGTAATTGTGGTAGGTTAAATGAATTTGTTTAAGTTGTTAATAGtcataaaagaaattttgttcttttactttgtcacttgtttatatttaatttttcaataaaacgTGAACTAGACTTGAAAAGCTATGGCAAGATATTTAATATCTTAAGGAATGATAACTGCTTAAAGATAAACATTTGTGTTTTTCcctagtaatttttaaaacttgaaattttaaCAAGAAATAAATCACTTTCTTCTAAGCGGGACTTTGAAAGAGGCCTTAAGTAACAGGTTGTCTACTTTCATTTTTGACACCTCTGAGTTATATATAAATccagttataaaataaaacacataagcTGCCTTTACAGGCAAATAGTTTACCCTTTCAGAATTAGTGAGGGAATAGTTTTGCTGTATGTAAATCATAAAGCATCCAGGATTAGAATTCTTTAAACTGAAGTCACATTAAAAATAGTACTAAATAAACCTCTATTCTATTTAGCTACATAAGTAATTACTTTCTTTTCCTGGaagaagttttataaaaatatgccaGAGGAAAATAGACAAAGCAAGAAAACCACTGGGAGCTGAAGTTCAACTAAATATATCAGCTGCAAGAAATCTGTTTTAAGATACCAGTGTTTAGATAGCAAAACCAAACCACAGCTAAAAGCCTCAAATATGTATGGCAATAGTGAATATTAAACCAAGTTTTACCAAAGTTCCTCATAAAAAATTACTGATAATTCAAAAACACACTGAGTTTTGGTCTAAGTCAGAATAAATATAGTCTcttgtataaaataaatgatctggcaaagttgatttttttttcacctttaatGTGAAAATGACGATTTCATGACATTTACATACCAAATATTGAGGCAGTACTTATTATTGATGGTTATCTTACATCATCTAAAAGTAACATGACAATTGGTGGCACAGTATATGCTTTTCAAAACTGCTGTAAAACAGAAACATTGTGAATTCAAATACATATTGCTGAGGGGCTGGGGATAGCTCTTAAATGCCCAGATGGCAAACTTTACATCTTAGCAAGATAAGAAATTgctaaatcttttcttttcctgtgttaaaataatgaagatcacatttaatcaaaatgtttataaaaatttaataatgttttaatccaaaccataaaaaggataaattaaagaaatattcttactctaaatttaatttttttctgttgattcgtagttttctgttttgttttgttttgtttttctgttggttctttgaaacaaGTATTGTAAAGACTttctaaaaatacaataatagttaAAATGAAATGGTTACTTTTTATACTAGCCTTTGTTACTCTCCAATTAGGCTGAGTAACATTTAATTAAAGCAACAAGTTATCCAGTTATGTGAAAATATCTTCCTGTTAGTTTCACAGAGatatttttgttccattcagCAAAGAAGAAATTTGAGTAATTATCTCAAGAAAATGCTGCCTCATCTGAAATTTGAAGTTCAAGTAGTTTATCTAAGACATACAATCTTTGGGccactgaaaacaaacaaaaaagacatttcattaaaattataccaATCTACATGTACATGTTTAAAAGTaaagggcatttaaaaaaatgaatgattaatTCTGAAATTAGCAAGTTGacatctttttctaaattttggaaatatttattggtaaaattaaatttattaattttataagatCCTTCTTTTGACTTAAGATAAGCAATAAGTAGCCACCACTGATACTGAATGTTATCTAGTGATTAGAAATTGCACATTTGGtatcagaaaataaatcattaactcGTAATTCTAATTACAcaagaataatgaaaacaaattatttccaGAAACCATTTGTTTAAGCTGATTTTGgacaatgaaaatgtatttttgaatctatattatATTGCAATTATAAGTAAAAGTACTAgcactatttctgttttttctaagatgtaaacattattttaatacatcTCTATTCATAAGATACATTTTCCATCTAAGTGTGAAATAGAATACTGTCAagattaaatattcttaaaatatatcagTCAAACACCCAAAAGCAAAGTGTTTTGCCAGTGCACAGAAGATATCCACAAAATATCAGCCACATGTCTGAGAGAAGCAGTCTGGTCTAAGCTGTTTACTCTTCAAAGTGGTTAATATATACGCTGTGTTTACGATATCACTGCCCCATTGATACAAGAAAGAATGCTCTATCTTGATTTTAAATGCTACCTATTtacctatcttttaaaattcaataaaaccaagtaggtttttttttttaaacatataaatcatTTCATTTGAGGGCAGGATCTTGTTTACCAATAATGTTTGCCTATAAAGGATACTATTGCATTCACAGGACTTTAGCTTGATACAGAAGCTTGGCTAAAATAAGACAACATAAAAATACCACTAATAAATAACTTCATgtctttaagaattttaaataccTAACATCATGACTGAGCTTTAGgtaagaatatattatttattagcAAGCTTTTCTTCCCTATGACTGGACATAATTTGCTATTCCTAAGATAGTaacattagaattatttttcaggaTTCCTGCGGAGCTGTACTTGTTTTACATCCATGTGAACTGCTGTCATCACTACTGTGTCCAAGCCCAGAGGATGAACTGGAAAAGAAGAGagggggaaaataataaaaagaggaaattggtTTTCACAACACACTCAAAGCCTGAGTAACAGAGGAGAACTTTAATTATCTCCAGTCACAAAGAGAGACAGGAAATTTGGACTTTTAATTAGCCATTTGGAGTGCAGTTGGATATTTTTTTAGCTAGATAATTTAAACGCGAATAATTCAAGTCTGACTAAATGAAAGTCACATAATCAGAATGCAGATAATTGAATTTCTACTGCATTCATTAATTCGGTGTGGAGGTGTGTGTGAAGACTACTATGATGAGCTGTCACAGCTCAATAAAATCTCagtcaattaattttttcattatcttaGTATTACATCAACAAAAAAGTGAAGTATGCGTATATTTCTATACGCATGCATATGTGCGCTGTgtgttatataaatacatacacgtTAAATCAAAACGCAGGGAAATACCTTTCTGAATCATAatctatatcattttctttttttccttcttcatcttcttcaggGAAACGTCTGTTCATCAAGGCAAACTTGTGAATTGCTTCTTCCACAGAGTACTTAGTCTGTCCTGAAACACACGCCTCAATGTCTTCGGAATTCAGTTGGCTCTGCAAGAAGAGGTGAAGGCTGCTATCCGAAAGCAAAAGTGCATTCTGTAGGACTctgtgtaaaacaaaaaaaaggaaaaacaatcgGTGAACAGGAATGGTCAGTTATAgggtaggagaaagaaaaacattagaaatgTACCACTGAAGCAATTTCTCTACTATGGTAAACTTTGCATCAATTATGAGCTCTGCCTATTAAAGGGATGAAAGCATATGCTAacttttattcaattatttggaAATTTAGGTGAGTAAAAACATGAAGCCAATAGTTAAGAACATCTGTTAAAAGAATAACTTCAAGGACATTTCTTCAATTTAACCATCTGTTATGACCATGTGGAttaattatggaaatattttgcttatatagtcatagaaatttattctacttaaaaaaaatttattgccaACAGCATGTCAATTCAGTGATCTTTACTGGATAGGCTGTCGTGAAACATCAAAACTTTCAactactattaaaaattatatgaaaaagtcAATACATTTCTCagcatgttttacattttaaaactttacaagTACGTTTATGTACATAAGTACATGTTTACAAGGGCTCGTGTAagaggtaggttttttttttttttaatatctaaagtTGACTACAAATTTCTCCAGAACTTCAGTGGCACTGCATCTCTACATTGCCAAAATGAGTAACCTAATAAAATTGATTCCAGCCAAttttatatagttaaaatataattttgtgatGAGTACATACATACTGGTCTTCCCACATTCCAGATCAAAGTTTACAAAGATAGTACAAATTTCAACTAGTGCATTAGAACTACACAGAAGAGTAAAAACTATCCTTTAGCAAAATCTATACATGTACAAATTCATACTATCGGTGAATGTGTTTTTTCTGAAATACATGTTTTAGCATGTGAAATCAAGTCAAACTGtacctttatatttaaataaaaactagttTTATCTTTTTAGCAAAGATTTTGGCATTATGATAATTTAGTATCTATTAATAGTTCAATAATGACAGAATACGAGACACTAAGACCAGATGTAAGGAACAAAACTAGAACACTAAAATCCAAGTATAATTTTGCCCAACATGGGATTTTTCATATAAAGATCTATGAAAAAGAGATCATGTGTTTCAGACCAAATGAACCTTACCTTATATCCTGCATGTTTAAACAAGTAATTAGGAAAGTAAATCTCTTTGGCCATTAATATCAATTTAGTTAAAATCCAAGGTCATTAGAATACCAACCAAGtccttttcttcaaaataaaacagaatcatTTCTGGATAAAGGCAAATATCTAAAAGTGCACCGTATCAAAACCAAAACCTAGCCATCCTCTTTGCTTCAACAGGCTTACAAACagtttgagaaaatattctttactggtctactaaaaggaaaagtaaaacctttgtgctttttaaaaggcaaaatctCAAGCAAAGCAGCTAAatacttcctttccttctgtgtCCTCTGCCCTGGGTTCTCCCAGAAGAAGATCATGTCACATGATATAGATTAATTTACCAAGTACAAGTAGCTAAGTAGTAAATCCCTTTTTACTACTCTTCAAGATTTATTCTCTACATTTACCAGTGTTTACCATTCTTGTTTTAAATACATCAAATTAAGAGAAGAGTTATATAGCAACAACCCATTAATATTAACTCGGACTCTCTGTAAAGTTTGAGCAGAGTGTTTCCCGTGGCCTTCTGTCAGTGGTTTCCTGCCAGCCATAATACAAGTAACTGTTCATAGGATTATACGCACTGCTTTGTTTCTCTTgggattgtgttttattttctttataaaataatgggtaatctttaaaattgattttagatGGTTTGAGGCATTACACTACAAAAGTAATGAGCACTAATGCCAATGATATTGGACACAAATTCATTTTAGCTTTATTTCACGTCTGAAGCAATTTTACTGAGCCTTGAACCGCTCACGCGCCGTTATTAACTTGCTAGTAACCTAACACATGGGTACAGCAAACAAAAGTGATCAGAGTCCAGGTTGATCGGGACCTCAAGGCTACTGTCCTTTTTCTTGCGCTATAATTCAATTTCCAATTTTACTGTACATTAGACTCATTATTTCCCAGTCTTTTCTGCTCAATACTGCCATCTGGGGGACATCCAGGTGAAAAAAGAGGGAACCTGGCCCACCCAGCTCACAATTCTGAAGATGTGGATGGGGAAGGAACACCCGGACACTCACACAGGGCCAGCGTTTCAAACACAGCGGGTCTGCTAGGCACAGTTTTGGTTTTTGGAATCCCCTCTCTCACTCACTGGCTAAATATATGCTCTATGGGTATGAGttttaaataagcaaaagtaattttttaatttatgctttttattttatagtcaggtatttcattctgaaatttaaaattcaatcagGCTTCTGCCTAtaaccctagtactctgggaggctaacttgggaggatccctggaggccaggagttcaagactagcctgggcaacagagtgagaccgcatctctacaaaaaaattgaaaatatcagcCAGAcacggtggtgtgcacctatagtcctagctactcaggaggctaaggcaggaggatcacccaagcccaggaaattgaggctgtagtgagctaagattgtgccactgtactccagcctgggcaacagagtaagactctgtctcttaaaaaaaaaaaaaaaaaaaaggaaaataaaaagaagaattaaaaaattaaaatgcaaactttTGAGTGTGTTTTCCCATCTCATTCAGTAAGCATAATTAGTTCATTCTCAATACTATTTGGTTTACTATCTATCATAGAGGGTTGTGATTACcactattataatattaaatactattttttccttAGTCACATTTGTGCCACGTGTTCCACAAACAAATCGAATAGCAGAAAATCAAATTCAAACTTAATATAAAGAGTACTTTGTAAAACAgtcaataaaatgtcatttttagaagctttcataaaaataaaatgtatatcatTTTCAAGCCTTtgtaaaaggaacaaaaaatagtCTCTAGGATTTTAAAGGAATTTCTAAAAAGATATGTACAACATGACTCAaaagttatttccttcctcataaCAACTTTAAACAAAGTAAAACCTGTTTTTTCCTTGAATTGGACACAGTTGAAAATCTGGTTTTCCTCAACATGATTTTATTAGGTATTATTGTATCTTGGTTTAATTGAGAACAATATATAGGTATACAAGATCATTTAGTCCTAGCAAAAGATGTCTTGGGTCCACTGAGCCCAATATGATGACATACATACACGTCTGTATATAGTATGTGGAAGATTAGCAGTTTGATGTAGAAAAAAGTTAATTCAGCCTGTTTAGCTGagttaatttaaaagtaaacagCTGAAAAACATAAAACCTACAAATCTTCATTGAAGACATTCATGATCTGTGCTGTGGTGCCCTCTATTGAACACAAAGACTTACAAAaggcgtgtgtctgtgtgtctctgtgtgtgtgtgtatgtgtgtgtgtgtgtgtgtgtgtgtaaaactaGCTGTAGCGTTTTAATGGTGGCCTTTTGTaacaaattttatattctttaaatttttaagaaatataaaaccattATACAAAAGTCTAAATTGTAGGGTAAAGGTGGTTATATTAATGGTACAGATTCAGTGAAGAAGGAGAGCTGGCTCCGATTCATGAATAAACCTATACAAACCTAAATTGAAAATCCCATTCAAATCTAAAATCCCACTCAAACCTAAAAAATCAGTAGGAATTCCATTATTCGTAGTTGGAGACTTACCAACAGCATTTATAATTTTAGTCCATAACTTCCTTTTTCCATACCAATGAGGAGTGGCTTTCAATTTATCATTAGTCAGGGGAAAGAATGCAAAAGGCAGATTATGGTTGtgattgaagaaaaatgaatatatttgaaaagtcTCACAATCATACTGACAAAATTTAGCTAGTATTTAAGAGTTCTGCTAATTTAAAATGTGCTGGTTCCTAGGATGAAGATAGTGCCTCCACCTTTcgtattatttccttctttgtaaaacTGAGATAATACCCAACTCCTACGATTTTTGTGAGTATTgagataaaacatgtaaaatgccAAACATGtagcaaatgttcaataaatggtagaagTTATTCTTGTTTGGTTCCTAGTGAAAGAATTTGCTAATTCCTCTACAAATGACCTTAAAACGATTATCATTTTCAAGATggtcattattattttgatatcatTTGATATCAAAATGATATCATTatcaaaatgaaatcattaatttTGGTAGATCAACTGTGGATGGAAATGTTATGTTTTAAACAATGAAGTGATCCCTGGTCAAAAACATGCACTGTGCGTAACTACCAACATAAATTCACGGCCCATGCTGTCTTTTCACCTCAAATAAGGAGATTTCTCTATGGCAGACAAGCTGCTCCTAGTGTTGGCAGGGACTGTGGGACTCAGCCAGCCCTTCCCAGGCCTCATTGGTGAGGGGCAGGCTGCAGCTCCCCAGGGTAGCATCTAGAGTGACAGGCCACTCTGCAAACTTGGGCTGGAGGGACCACATCTAAAGGGAGAGGCCATCAGCCACCTGGGCCTTATAGAGACAACAATTAAAATGAGAGCTGTCTTCAGAGGGAAAGTGCAGGAAAAACTTGACCAGGCCTT carries:
- the SNX10 gene encoding sorting nexin-10 isoform X3, with protein sequence MCFTMKTSCVRRRYREFVWLRQRLQSNALLVQLPELPSKNLFFNMNNSQHVDQRRQGLEDFLRKVLQNALLLSDSSLHLFLQSQLNSEDIEACVSGQTKYSVEEAIHKFALMNRRFPEEDEEGKKENDIDYDSESSSSGLGHSSDDSSSHGCKTSTAPQES